The following proteins are co-located in the Silene latifolia isolate original U9 population chromosome 1, ASM4854445v1, whole genome shotgun sequence genome:
- the LOC141611109 gene encoding protein KINASE OF THE OUTER CHLOROPLAST MEMBRANE 1 gives MADQLVAKPAPFEFVLYEGDAENMRTVTVTPNEASPWIDPSSLRLNHRIGRGPFGDVWLATHHQSAKDYDENHEVAIKMLNLMKEDNIKIVLDKFANIFPKCQAVKGLCWLHGISVINGKIGIVMKFYEGSVGDKMARSKGGKVSIPDILRFVIDLAQAIIELHSQDILVLNLKPSNFLIDDDNQAILGDFGVPYLLLGLPLSDSNILVTQGTPHYMSPEQWDPKVRGPISFESDTWGLGCSILEMLTGDQPWSGKSVQEIYESVVLNQEKPQLPSGLPAVIENILSGCFEFDFRNRPLMTDLLQAFMSYKDAASNEEVPFVMGPKLSIDRPKKLYYTEWYLSKDTLQEGDIVRSRKSPNSSKLENMLVPEGKVVGQEGSDGRNGWALVRVHGIHDPLRVRTSTLERVTNGFAAGDWVRLRGEQKHHSAIGILHTIHRDGTVVAGFIGLEALWKGTHAELQLAEPYHVGQFVRLKPNIFSPRFEWPQKRGGWAAGKIAHIYPNGCLTVSFPGQLPFGQTRDKFLADPAEVEVVSFNTCPGILKKYQHLEDFHWAVRPLLVALGLFTAMKMGLLVGKKIAKPKMKKEQDVIAPKDGQPTDGTANSVWLPPSVATMIFREGTSR, from the exons ATGGCAGATCAGCTTGTAGCAAAACCAGCCCCTTTTGAATTTGTGTTATACGAGGGCGATGCTGAAAACATGAGAACTGTTACTGTGACACCAAATGAAGCTAGCCCATGGATTGATCCTTCATCTTTGAGACTTAATCACAGAATTGGAAGAGGCCCATTCGGTGATGTTTGGTTGGCAACTCATCACCAGTCAGCTAAAGATTATGATGAGAATCATGAAGTGGCTATTAAGATGCTGAACTTGATGAAAGAAGACAACATCAAAATTGTTTTGGACAAATTTGCTAATATATTCCCCAAGTGTCAGGCAGTGAAAGGGCTTTGTTGGCTGCATGGGATATCAGTTATAAACGGGAAG ATTGGCATTGTCATGAAATTTTACGAGGGATCAGTTGGGGACAAGATGGCACGTTCTAAAGGGGGAAAAGTTTCCATACCAGATATCTTGAG GTTCGTCATTGATCTGGCACAAGCAATCATAGAGTTGCACTCACAAGACATTCTTGTTCTCAACCTTAAGCCTTCTAACTTTCTTATAGATGATGATAATCAAGCTATATTAGGGGATTTTGGAGTTCCCTATCTTCTTCTTGGATTGCCATTATCAGACTCTAATATATTAGTAACACAGGGAACTCCACACTATATGTCTCCAGAACAATGGGACCCAAAAGTAAGAGGCCCAATATCTTTTGAGAGTGACACGTGGGGATTGGGGTGTAGTATCTTGGAGATGCTGACCGGTGATCAGCCTTGGTCAGGGAAGTCAGTTCAGGAGATTTACGAGTCAGTTGTTTTGAATCAAGAAAAACCACAACTTCCAAGTGGTCTCCCTGCTGTGATTGAGAATATACTGTCTGGTTGCTTTGAATTTGACTTCAGAAATCGTCCTTTGATGACAGACCTATTGCAGGCTTTCATGAG CTATAAGGATGCGGCTTCAAATGAGGAGGTGCCTTTTGTTATGGGTCCCAAACTGAGTATTGATAGACCAAAAAAACTTTACTATACAGAGTGGTATCTTTCCAAGGATACCCTCCAAGAGGGGGACATAGTGCGTTCTCGGAAGTCACCAAATTCGTCCAAATTGGAAAACATGCTTGTTCCTGAGGGGAAAGTTGTCGGTCAGGAAGGCAGTGATGGGCGAAATGGATGGGCCTTAGTAAGAGTCCATGGGATTCATGATCCATTGAGAGTCCGGACATCTACCCTAGAGCGGGTCACCAATGGCTTTGCTGCTGGAGATTGGGTGCGCCTAAGGGGAGAGCAAAAGCATCATTCAGCAATCGGGATCCTTCACACCATTCACCGTGATGGAACTGTAGTTGCTGGCTTTATCGGGTTAGAAGCATTATGGAAAGGGACCCACGCGGAACTCCAGTTAGCCGAGCCATATCATGTCGGTCAATTTGTACGACTAAAACCCAACATCTTTAGTCCTCGCTTTGAATGGCCCCAAAAGAGAGGAGGGTGGGCCGCGGGTAAGATTGCCCATATTTATCCAAATGGATGCCTTACCGTCAGTTTTCCCGGTCAACTGCCGTTTGGTCAAACACGAGATAAATTTTTGGCTGACCCGGCTGAAGTGGAAGTAGTCTCTTTCAATACTTGTCCTGGAATTCTGAAGAAGTATCAACATCTAGAGGATTTTCACTGGGCAGTTAGGCCGCTACTTGTAGCATTAGGTCTATTCACAGCCATGAAAATGGGACTTCTTGTGGGAAAGAAGATAGCTAAACCTAAAATGAAGAAAGAGCAGGATGTTATTGCACCAAAAGACGGTCAGCCAACTGATGGTACCGCCAATTCAGTGTGGCTTCCGCCTTCTGTTGCCACAATGATTTTCCGAGAAGGTACTTCTCGTTAA